The window GGCCCGGGCCCTGGAGCCTGGGCCGGTGGAGCAGGCCGATCGGCTGGATCGCGGTCGTGTGGGTGGCGTGTGTGACGGTCCTGTTCTGCCTGCCGCAGGCGTCGCCGGTGACGGTCGACACGATGAACTACGCGTCGGTGGCGCTCGCGGTCGTCCTGGTCCTGGCCAGCGTCTGGTGGTACGTCGCACGCCGGTCGTACGGCACGCCCACCACCGCCGCCTACGGCAGCGACCGTGACCAGGCCGAACTCGCGGAGGGCATCGTCTAGCGGCCCGTCCGCGGTGCCGGTCCGGGTGCGAACCGGCGTGCCGGATACGGCAGGATGAGCGAGCGCGTGGGCCGCCGGTGGACGGTGGGCCCCCGCGATCGCACATCCCGGACATCGAGCAGGTGACAACGTGACGAAGCTTCACAACGGGCTCTCCGCAGCCGCATCGCGACCCGGAGGTGACCGGTGAACCGCGCACTGACCCTGGACGACCTCGTGCTCGCCGGCATCGCCCTGGCGGCGGGTCTGCTGCTCGCCTTCCTGTCGCGCACGCTGCTGCGCTGGCTCGCCAAGCACGCCAAGCGCACCCGGTGGAGCGGCGACGACGTCATCGTGGACACCTTGCGCTCGGTGGTGCCCTGGGCGCTCGTCGCGGGCGGCCTGGCGGCGGCAGCGGCGGTGCTGCCGCTGACCAGGACCGTCCAGCACCACACCGACCAGGTGCTCCAGGTGTGGCTGATCTTCGTGGTGACCGTCTCCGCGGCCCGCGTGGTCGCCGGACTGGTCCGTACGGTCACCCAGTCCCGTTCGGGTGTGGCGGGCTCGGCGACCATCTTCGTCAACATCACGCGCGTCCTGGTGCTGGCGATCGGCTTCCTCGTGGTGCTCCAGACGCTGGGCATCTCGATAGCGCCCCTGCTGACCGCCCTGGGCGTCGGCGGTCTGGCCGTGGCCCTCGCCCTGCAGGACACGCTCGCCAACCTCTTCGCGGGCATCCACATCCTCGCCTCCAAGACCGTCCAGCCCGGCGACTACATCCGGCTGAGCAGCGGCGAGGAGGGCTACGTCATCGACATCAACTGGCGCCAGACGACGGTCCGCCAGCTCTCCAACAACCTGGTGGTCATCCCCAACGGCCAGCTGGCGAAGGAGAACATGACCAACTTCACCCGGCCCGAGCAGCAGCTGACCGTGCTGGTGCAGGTCGGGGTGAGCTACGACTCCGACCTCGAGCACGTCGAGCGGGTGACGACGGAGGTGGTCGCCGACGTCATGAGGGACGTCTCGGGCGCCCTCCCGGACCACGAACCCGCCGTCCGCTTCCACACCTTCGGCGACTCCCGCATCGGCTTCACGGTCATCCTCGGCGTCGGCGAGTTCAGCGACCAGTACCGGATCAAGCACGAGTTCATCAAGCGCCTGCACCGTCGCTACCGCGAGGAGGGCATCCGCATCCCGTCCCCCACCCGCACGGTGGCCCTGCAGCAGGGCTCGGTGGTCATCCCGCAGCAGCGCGCCGGGACCGACGTGGCGCCGGGCGCCGCATGGTCCGAGCAGGGCCGCAACGGCGGTACGCCGACGACACCCTGACGACGGATCCGGTCGCGGCCGCCGTCGGCGGGACGCGCTGCCCTAGGTCCGCCTTCTCGGCGTGCGGGCGGGCGTGTCGCCGGCCGGTGCCGTGGCGTCCGGTGTGCGCGGCAGCAGGGCGCCCGCGGCGAGGCCGCCGAGACCGATCACCCCGAGGGTGATCATCGCGGCGGCGTAGGCGCCCTTCGAGAGCCCGGAGACGAGGATCGTGCCGGCGATGGCCGTGCCGAAGGACGATCCGAGGTTGGACACGCTGCGGGACAGGCCCGAGATCTCGCCCTGTTGCTCCTCCGGGAAGCTGGACTGCACGACGTTCACCGACGGGGTCAGCATGACGCCCAGGCCGAGCCCGATGAGGAGGAGCCCCGGGACGAAAGCCCAGGCGGTGGAGAAGCCCCCCGCCAGGGCGACCAGCACGGCCACCCCCGCGACGGAGGCCACGAAGCCCGTCATGATCAGCGTCCGCTGGGGGTACCGCCGGGCCAGCCGCTCGGCGGACAGTGACGTCAGGAGCAGGCCCAGGGTCGCCGCCGTGAAGATCACTCCGGTCTGGATGGCGTCGTAGCCGCGCACCACCTGGAGGTAGGCGGCCACCGTGAAGGACGTGCCCATCAGGATGAGCCACTGGACGTTCTGGGTGACCAGCCCGAGGTTGGACGTGCGGTTGCGGAACAGCCCCAGCGACAGCAGCGGTTCCTGACCGGCCCGCTCCTTTGCGCCCATCGAGCGCAGG of the Streptomyces sp. 1222.5 genome contains:
- a CDS encoding mechanosensitive ion channel family protein, yielding MNRALTLDDLVLAGIALAAGLLLAFLSRTLLRWLAKHAKRTRWSGDDVIVDTLRSVVPWALVAGGLAAAAAVLPLTRTVQHHTDQVLQVWLIFVVTVSAARVVAGLVRTVTQSRSGVAGSATIFVNITRVLVLAIGFLVVLQTLGISIAPLLTALGVGGLAVALALQDTLANLFAGIHILASKTVQPGDYIRLSSGEEGYVIDINWRQTTVRQLSNNLVVIPNGQLAKENMTNFTRPEQQLTVLVQVGVSYDSDLEHVERVTTEVVADVMRDVSGALPDHEPAVRFHTFGDSRIGFTVILGVGEFSDQYRIKHEFIKRLHRRYREEGIRIPSPTRTVALQQGSVVIPQQRAGTDVAPGAAWSEQGRNGGTPTTP